From one Culex quinquefasciatus strain JHB chromosome 3, VPISU_Cqui_1.0_pri_paternal, whole genome shotgun sequence genomic stretch:
- the LOC6044663 gene encoding cytochrome b-c1 complex subunit 2, mitochondrial, translating to MASAVSKTPMLRAAAARGFAAQAKAASAGCGSSEPQCSNLPNKLSVASAEPNAAVARVSIVYRAGSRNESGDNLGASHVLRAASGLSTKTATSFGIVRNLQQVGGSLTTTADRETVTYTVAVTKDHLETGLKYLEAAATGQVFKPWELADLTALIKTDLSRVPLEVRAVESLHKAAYHSGLGNSVFCPKYQVGKHSSETMQHYFEANCSASRAAVAAVGVDHQLLVGFAQSLNLGSGKGSDNKSSFNSSEVRHERGGNRAAVAVATQAAGWDNLKDCMAYIVLQHAAGTGPVTKRGGNNGALTKQLSGVNSSTLCSTYSDNGLFGFVVAGDAKAVGKAVEAGVKGLKSLNVSDEDVARGKAATLGWVVDYVENHSTLAFDLGEQAALLGQVYKKADMVAAINGVSTSDVQSVARKLASAKLAVGAVGNLNSVPYLCNLN from the exons ATGGCATCCGCAGTGTCCAAAACTCCGATGCTTCGTGCCGCAGCG GCTCGTGGCTTTGCCGCCCAGGCAAAGGCCGCTAGCGCCGGATGTGGTTCCAGCGAGCCCCAGTGCTCCAACCTGCCGAACAAGCTGTCCGTTGCTTCCGCTGAACCGAACGCTGCCGTCGCCCGGGTGTCCATTGTTTATCG CGCCGGATCCCGTAACGAGTCCGGTGACAACCTGGGAGCTTCCCATGTTCTGCGTGCCGCTTCCGGTCTATCCACCAAGACGGCGACGTCGTTCGGTATCGTGCGCAATCTGCAGCAGGTCGGTGGATCGTTGACCACCACGGCGGACCGTGAGACCGTCACGTACACCGTGGCCGTCACCAAGGATCATCTGGAGACGGGTCTGAAGTATTTGGAAGCTGCCGCCACCGGCCAGGTTTTCAAGCCGTGGGAGTTGGCCGATTTGACGGCTCTGATCAAGACCGACTTGTCGCGCGTTCCTCTGGAGGTTCGTGCCGTTGAGTCGCTGCACAAGGCCGCGTACCACTCTGGACTGGGCAACTCGGTGTTCTGCCCCAAGTACCAGGTCGGCAAGCACTCGTCCGAGACCATGCAGCATTACTTCGAGGCTAACTGCAGTGCCAGCCGTGCGGCCGTTGCTGCCGTTGGCGTTGACCATCAGCTGCTCGTTGGTTTTGCCCAGAGCCTGAACCTGGGCTCCGGAAAGGGTTCGGACAACAAGTCCTCGTTTAACAGCAGCGAAGTCCGCCACGAACGCGGAGGAAACCGTGCTGCTGTGGCCGTTGCCACCCAGGCTGCTGGTTGGGACAACCTGAAGGATTGCATGGCCTATATCGTTTTGCAACATGCCGCTGGAACTGGACCGGTTACGAAGCGAGGCGGTAACAACGGTGCCCTCACCAAGCAACTGTCCGGAGTCAACAGCAGCACCCTCTGCTCGACCTACTCCGACAACGGTCTGTTTGGATTCGTTGTGGCCGGTGACGCTAAGGCAGTTGGCAAGGCCGTCGAAGCCGGAGTTAAGGGACTCAAGTCGTTGAACGTGAGCGACGAAGATGTGGCCCGTGGTAAGGCCGCTACCCTTGGCTGGGTTGTAGACTACGTTGAAAATCACTCAACGCTGGCATTTGACCTCGGTGAGCAGGCCGCCTTGTTGGGACAAGTCTACAAGAAGGCCGATATGGTTGCAGCCATCAACGGAGTCAGCACCAGCGATGTCCAGTCGGTCGCCAGAAAGTTGGCCTCGGCTAAGCTGGCCGTCGGTGCCGTTGGTAACCTGAACAGCGTGCCGTACCTGTGCAACCTGAACTAA